A genomic window from Fibrobacterota bacterium includes:
- a CDS encoding RtcB family protein, whose protein sequence is MEIQGRCATAVVYAKSLEQEALLQIKALCDDEVHLHQKIRIMPDVHAGKNCLVGFTTTVGARVNPYEIGVDIGCGVLAAKIGRRRLDCDKLDRFIRRKIPSGAERHGEIDPEMDTDLANQVAEVCKRVGGDTGDCLRAFGTLGGGNHFIEVDKSESGELWLCIHSGSRTFGKVVAEHHQARATTHARIHNNGRGSPWVDGPWLAQYLADLEVAQRFARENRRRMAEKIFAHLGATLAEEIETAHNYIDTAGNILRKGAVAAPAGARLAIPLNMRDGVILATGLGNDDWNGSAPHGAGRRMSRKKAKESIDLDKFRHSMRGIWSSCVSERTLDESPQAYKPAKEILELLGATATIDEILLPVYNFKAN, encoded by the coding sequence ATGGAAATCCAAGGACGCTGCGCCACCGCGGTGGTGTACGCCAAATCCCTCGAGCAGGAAGCCCTGCTCCAGATCAAGGCCCTCTGCGACGACGAGGTCCACCTCCATCAGAAGATCCGCATCATGCCGGATGTGCACGCGGGGAAAAACTGCCTGGTGGGCTTCACGACCACCGTGGGAGCTCGCGTGAATCCCTATGAGATCGGCGTGGATATCGGTTGCGGCGTGCTGGCCGCGAAGATCGGGCGCCGCCGTCTGGACTGCGACAAGCTGGATCGCTTCATCCGCCGGAAGATTCCGTCCGGAGCGGAGCGTCACGGCGAGATCGATCCGGAAATGGACACCGACCTCGCCAACCAAGTCGCGGAAGTCTGCAAGCGCGTGGGTGGCGACACCGGCGATTGCCTGCGGGCCTTCGGGACGCTGGGAGGCGGCAACCACTTCATCGAGGTGGACAAGTCGGAATCCGGCGAACTGTGGCTGTGCATCCACAGCGGCTCGCGCACCTTCGGCAAGGTCGTGGCCGAGCACCACCAGGCGAGGGCCACCACGCATGCGCGCATCCACAACAACGGCCGGGGATCGCCATGGGTGGACGGCCCGTGGCTTGCACAGTACCTGGCGGATCTGGAGGTGGCGCAACGCTTCGCCCGGGAAAACCGCCGCCGCATGGCCGAGAAGATCTTCGCGCATCTGGGCGCGACGCTCGCGGAAGAAATCGAGACCGCCCACAACTACATCGACACCGCCGGAAACATCCTGCGCAAGGGCGCCGTGGCGGCACCCGCGGGCGCACGCCTGGCGATCCCCTTGAACATGCGCGACGGTGTGATCCTGGCCACGGGCCTGGGCAACGACGACTGGAACGGTTCGGCACCCCACGGCGCCGGGCGGCGGATGTCGCGCAAGAAAGCCAAGGAGAGCATCGATCTCGACAAATTCCGTCACTCCATGCGCGGCATCTGGAGTTCGTGCGTGTCCGAGCGCACCCTGGACGAATCCCCGCAGGCCTACAAGCCGGCCAAGGAGATCCTGGAGCTTCTGGGGGCCACGGCAACCATCGACGAGATCCTCCTTCCCGTCTACAACTTCAAGGCGAACTGA
- a CDS encoding LysR family transcriptional regulator, producing MNLRDLEYFVAVAELGHFGKAADRCFCTQPTLSGQLRKLEDELGSPLFERMPQGVRLTPLGAQCLISAREALQASRRILDLGKASRDPSAGDLLLAAIPTIGPYLWPSLLPVARTAFPDMHLLLREEQTRVLMDSLRVGKVDAGVLALPLEGANLEIHPLWDEPFLLAVGSEHPLASRTQATLADLDGLSILLLEEGHCLREQALEVCRTNGAWERDGFRATSLETLRQLVRSGMGATLLPASAADPATDLVLIPFEEPPTRSVGLVHRKGHPRSSIFPQLAEAMRQGRPF from the coding sequence ATGAATCTTCGGGACCTGGAATACTTCGTGGCGGTGGCGGAACTGGGTCACTTCGGGAAGGCCGCCGACCGTTGCTTCTGCACGCAGCCCACGCTGTCCGGCCAACTGCGCAAGCTGGAAGACGAGTTGGGCTCGCCTCTATTCGAACGCATGCCCCAAGGCGTGCGCCTCACGCCGCTAGGGGCTCAATGCTTGATTTCCGCACGGGAGGCTCTCCAGGCTTCGCGGCGGATCCTGGATTTGGGCAAGGCCTCGCGCGATCCCAGCGCGGGGGATCTGCTCTTGGCGGCCATTCCCACGATCGGCCCCTACTTGTGGCCGTCCCTCTTGCCCGTGGCGCGCACGGCATTTCCCGACATGCACTTGTTGCTGCGCGAGGAGCAGACCCGGGTCCTGATGGACTCCCTGCGCGTGGGCAAGGTGGACGCCGGGGTGTTGGCGCTCCCGTTGGAAGGCGCGAATCTGGAAATCCATCCGCTCTGGGACGAGCCGTTCTTGCTGGCGGTGGGATCCGAGCACCCCTTGGCCTCGCGCACCCAGGCGACCTTGGCGGATCTGGACGGCCTGTCCATCCTGCTTCTGGAAGAAGGCCATTGCCTGCGCGAACAGGCGTTGGAAGTGTGCCGCACCAACGGCGCCTGGGAGCGCGACGGATTCCGTGCCACCAGCCTCGAAACGCTGCGTCAGCTGGTGCGTTCGGGCATGGGCGCTACGCTTCTGCCCGCCTCGGCGGCGGATCCCGCGACGGATCTTGTCTTGATCCCCTTCGAGGAGCCGCCCACGCGCTCCGTGGGGCTGGTGCACCGCAAGGGGCATCCCCGTTCCAGCATCTTCCCGCAACTGGCCGAAGCCATGCGCCAGGGAAGGCCGTTCTAG
- the prfH gene encoding peptide chain release factor H has product MWIQISAGRGPVECARAAQHLVESLTDELARAGRKSEILSCEADTRGGFRSVLLATDAQDIGDLQQGGTVLWIAPSADRPGHKRKNWFVDVAVLAEPPASQEASRRDWRVETMRSGGAGGQHVNKTESAVRVTDPASGLSASASEERSQHRNRALAFARLQEKISRRETAKGEIRRTALWERHDQLERGRPVRVYEGGEFRRRS; this is encoded by the coding sequence ATGTGGATCCAGATCAGCGCGGGTCGCGGACCCGTCGAATGCGCCCGCGCGGCGCAACATTTGGTGGAATCCCTGACCGACGAACTCGCCAGGGCAGGACGCAAGTCGGAGATCCTCTCTTGCGAGGCGGACACGCGGGGAGGATTCCGTTCCGTCCTGCTGGCCACCGATGCGCAGGACATCGGGGATCTCCAGCAGGGCGGCACCGTGCTTTGGATCGCGCCCAGTGCCGACCGTCCCGGACACAAACGCAAGAACTGGTTTGTGGATGTGGCGGTGCTCGCCGAGCCCCCCGCGTCGCAGGAGGCCTCGCGACGCGACTGGCGCGTGGAGACCATGCGTTCCGGCGGCGCGGGTGGCCAACATGTGAACAAGACGGAATCCGCCGTGCGGGTCACGGATCCAGCCTCGGGGCTTTCCGCCAGCGCCAGCGAGGAGCGTTCGCAGCATCGCAACCGCGCCTTGGCCTTCGCGCGGCTCCAGGAAAAGATCTCGCGGCGCGAAACGGCAAAGGGCGAGATCCGCCGCACCGCTCTGTGGGAACGCCACGACCAGTTGGAACGCGGCCGCCCCGTGCGCGTCTACGAAGGAGGTGAATTCCGCCGCCGCTCTTGA
- a CDS encoding PAS domain S-box protein, with product MTSNSTNPSDPFHGQDLLEQILEVTSDGVFDWNIPSGTTYFSPQYYRMLGYEIHEFPENVQGWRDLIHPDDLARTEQAVHDHLARPDTPYRVEFRMRQKDGTWKWVLARGKVVEFQPDGSPLRMIGTHVDISERKRAQDRYQQLFENLASAFALHEAILDESGNLVDYRFLEVNPAFEAQTGLPAGLVVGKRVREMIPEVDPAWLERYGSVVTTGTPLHYEDFAAPLKRWYEVQVYRPVPGQFAIIMTDITERKLQEFALQRSEEHFRLLADNSLDIVLRISTTGEYLWISPSIKTILGLDPDSLVGTSSLSLIHPDDVPLVIDTLKTAMATSEPQKVVFRHVTAEGRVVWLESIGKALRDPVTGEATEILVSSRDLTERKRAQDRYQQLFENLTTGFVLHEAICDSTGRMVDYRFLEVNPAYEKLTGLKASEILGKRVLEILPGVESYWIDMFGKVAETGESVRFENFTAPLDRWYETWAYRPSPGHFAVIVTDITERKIAERKILELNNSLEQRVAERTQELQMAVDELESFSYTVSHDLRSPLRAIDGFSQALLEDASDRLEPESITYLQRIRLASTRMAHLIGDLLELSRSSRLPIRRQEVDASALAHDLLADLQAQEPGRKLTASVAGGIVFDADPVLMRSIMENLLGNAWKYTATRPEAIIDVSSEISEGRRWLQVRDNGIGFDMAHASKLFGTFQRLHSDPMFEGTGIGLATVRKLVERHGGSLTGNGIPDQGATFRFTLDPVPSA from the coding sequence ATGACTTCCAATTCCACCAATCCATCGGATCCGTTCCACGGGCAGGATCTCCTCGAACAGATCCTGGAGGTCACCTCCGATGGTGTGTTCGACTGGAACATCCCTTCGGGTACGACGTATTTCAGCCCCCAGTACTACCGGATGCTGGGCTACGAGATCCATGAGTTTCCGGAAAATGTCCAGGGTTGGCGCGACCTGATCCATCCCGACGACCTGGCCCGCACGGAGCAGGCGGTCCACGACCATCTCGCCAGGCCGGACACCCCCTACCGGGTGGAATTCCGGATGCGCCAGAAGGATGGGACCTGGAAATGGGTTCTGGCCCGCGGCAAGGTGGTGGAGTTCCAGCCCGATGGCTCTCCGTTGCGCATGATCGGGACGCACGTGGACATTTCCGAGCGCAAGCGCGCCCAGGATCGCTACCAGCAGCTCTTCGAAAACCTGGCCTCGGCCTTCGCTCTGCACGAGGCCATCCTGGACGAGTCGGGAAACCTGGTGGATTACCGCTTCCTGGAGGTGAATCCCGCCTTCGAGGCGCAAACCGGTCTCCCGGCCGGGCTCGTCGTGGGCAAACGGGTGCGGGAGATGATCCCCGAGGTGGATCCCGCTTGGCTTGAGCGCTACGGGTCGGTGGTGACCACAGGCACGCCATTGCACTACGAGGACTTCGCCGCCCCCCTGAAGCGTTGGTACGAGGTCCAGGTTTACCGCCCCGTGCCGGGCCAGTTCGCCATCATCATGACCGACATCACAGAACGGAAGCTCCAGGAATTCGCCTTGCAGCGAAGCGAGGAGCACTTCCGCCTTCTGGCCGACAACTCGTTGGATATCGTCCTGCGCATCTCCACCACCGGGGAATACCTCTGGATCTCGCCTTCCATCAAGACCATCCTGGGCCTGGATCCCGATTCCCTGGTGGGGACCTCGTCATTGTCCCTGATCCATCCCGACGACGTTCCCCTGGTGATCGATACCCTGAAAACCGCCATGGCGACCTCCGAGCCCCAAAAGGTCGTGTTCCGGCATGTCACCGCAGAAGGACGAGTTGTCTGGTTGGAGTCGATCGGGAAGGCCCTGCGAGACCCCGTCACGGGAGAGGCGACGGAAATCCTGGTGTCCAGTCGCGACCTCACCGAACGCAAACGCGCACAGGATCGCTACCAGCAGCTCTTCGAGAACCTCACCACCGGTTTTGTGCTGCACGAGGCGATTTGCGATTCCACCGGAAGGATGGTGGATTATCGCTTCCTGGAGGTCAATCCCGCCTACGAGAAGTTGACCGGCCTGAAAGCCTCGGAAATCCTTGGCAAGCGCGTGTTGGAAATCCTCCCCGGAGTGGAATCCTATTGGATCGACATGTTCGGGAAGGTGGCGGAAACCGGCGAGTCCGTTCGCTTCGAGAACTTCACGGCCCCGCTCGACCGATGGTACGAAACCTGGGCCTATCGGCCATCGCCGGGTCATTTCGCCGTGATCGTCACCGACATCACCGAGCGCAAGATTGCGGAACGGAAGATCCTGGAACTGAACAACTCCCTGGAACAACGCGTGGCCGAACGCACCCAGGAGCTCCAGATGGCGGTGGATGAGCTGGAGTCTTTTTCCTACACGGTTTCCCACGACCTGCGCTCGCCCTTGCGCGCCATCGATGGATTCAGCCAAGCGCTCCTCGAGGACGCCTCCGATCGCCTCGAACCGGAATCGATAACCTATCTGCAGCGCATCCGGCTGGCCTCCACCCGCATGGCCCATCTCATCGGCGACCTGCTGGAACTTTCCCGATCCAGCCGGCTTCCCATCCGCCGGCAGGAGGTGGATGCGAGCGCTCTCGCGCACGACCTCCTGGCAGACCTCCAAGCCCAGGAACCGGGACGGAAATTGACCGCCAGCGTGGCCGGGGGGATCGTCTTCGACGCCGATCCCGTCCTGATGAGATCGATCATGGAAAATCTCCTGGGCAACGCCTGGAAATACACGGCCACCAGGCCCGAGGCGATCATCGACGTCTCGTCAGAAATTTCCGAAGGAAGGCGCTGGCTCCAGGTGAGGGACAACGGGATCGGCTTCGACATGGCCCATGCCTCCAAGCTGTTCGGGACCTTCCAAAGACTCCACTCCGACCCCATGTTCGAAGGGACAGGGATCGGCCTGGCCACGGTCCGCAAGCTCGTGGAACGCCACGGCGGATCCCTGACAGGAAATGGCATCCCCGACCAAGGCGCCACCTTCCGGTTCACGCTGGATCCGGTGCCGAGCGCCTAG
- a CDS encoding M6 family metalloprotease domain-containing protein, translated as MRRVLLAIVAILIANSNPASAAPVWGDQMDLAQPDGALVPVLIWGDEYYQKVQSLDGRALARDANGWIRYATVAADSSAFLPTGAVYTGITPTSTGMAARRSNVSVDVDISQAARIAQAKANWDALHKWAPAAQPFISDLPESREAAAAGVGGVRSVTGLSILVDFSDQPATIPTLEIFHLLNGQGYTGFGNNGSVRDYFAEVSNGRLQYSNLVIPYVRLSKPKSYYDNPSVAFGTRGTELVLEALAAVAAQGFDFSQLTTDAQNNVLALNILYAGVPRAGWARGIWPHMNWMQGVSYGGRRFGVYEISSIGSSPAIGVICHENGHMVMGWPDLYDYSGASQGTGGYDLMSSANLYNPVPPNAWLRDQAGWDSTTRLEGMPIGTTFQLPSNSNRNLRMDNPANPREHWYVESRVRKGRNALLPDDGLMIWHIDENGSNSFRQSSPAGHYLVSLVQADGRLDLERGRMTGPGDLFHAGFVDSFGATTTPNSNWWNNTPSNFKLADIGPVSDTMTVTWKGGGVLAQSAAARPSNPIAGLGVGYAEGTWPSMPNFTLASFLQKSTTSAIAASYPTGRANNYALAYDGYFNAPQSGNYSFTVTSDGPARIFLDTSLRADLPAGGSKSFVVGLAQGAHVFRALYVHGTAAAQFNLAASGPGLPGGAVPASVWTTEEYGTYASDAATPPMTSRGLRSAYYEGTWTSLPDFSTLKPVRNGLTGSVNTASAGTPRAQDWAMVLKGWIKVDKLGTYLFSLGSTDGSRLVLDGLPLINNDGSHAARTLVSTIPLWPGYHAVQLEFYQHAWSPWLEFKMAAPGGSLATIPLSAMANDSSLGLLPQDVPEPLSPNGTRVTESVLSVRTDGRMVEVAPPSGYMGSMLVEILDLMGRVQGSVSVASMRDVPSVRLSTRSGASMVLVRVRMADRVETRKVPLAR; from the coding sequence ATGCGCCGAGTCCTGCTTGCCATCGTCGCGATCCTTATCGCCAACTCCAATCCTGCCAGCGCCGCCCCCGTGTGGGGAGACCAGATGGACCTAGCCCAACCCGATGGCGCTCTGGTACCCGTGTTGATCTGGGGCGACGAATACTACCAGAAGGTCCAGTCCCTGGATGGCCGTGCGTTGGCGCGCGACGCGAACGGGTGGATCCGCTACGCGACCGTGGCCGCGGACTCTTCCGCCTTCCTGCCCACGGGCGCCGTCTACACCGGAATCACCCCGACCTCCACGGGCATGGCCGCGCGTCGCTCCAATGTCTCGGTGGATGTCGACATTTCCCAGGCCGCGCGGATAGCGCAGGCGAAGGCCAACTGGGACGCTCTCCACAAATGGGCTCCAGCCGCGCAACCATTCATTTCCGATCTCCCGGAATCCCGCGAGGCCGCGGCGGCGGGTGTCGGCGGCGTGCGCAGCGTGACGGGCCTTTCCATCCTGGTCGACTTTTCGGATCAGCCCGCCACCATCCCCACGCTGGAGATTTTCCATCTCCTCAACGGCCAGGGGTACACGGGATTTGGCAACAACGGATCGGTGCGGGACTACTTCGCGGAGGTCTCCAACGGACGCCTCCAGTATTCCAACCTCGTGATCCCGTACGTGCGCCTGTCCAAGCCCAAGTCCTACTACGACAATCCATCCGTCGCGTTCGGGACAAGGGGGACAGAACTTGTCCTGGAAGCCCTGGCGGCCGTGGCCGCGCAGGGATTCGACTTCTCGCAGCTGACCACGGACGCACAGAACAACGTGCTGGCTCTGAACATCCTGTACGCGGGCGTGCCGAGGGCGGGCTGGGCCAGGGGCATCTGGCCCCACATGAACTGGATGCAAGGAGTGAGCTACGGAGGCCGACGCTTTGGCGTGTACGAAATCTCTTCCATCGGAAGCTCGCCGGCGATCGGCGTGATCTGCCATGAAAACGGGCACATGGTGATGGGATGGCCCGACCTCTACGATTATTCGGGAGCCTCGCAGGGAACCGGCGGATACGACCTCATGTCGTCGGCGAACCTCTACAATCCGGTGCCCCCCAACGCGTGGCTTCGCGACCAGGCCGGATGGGACTCCACCACCCGCCTGGAAGGAATGCCCATCGGGACCACCTTCCAGCTGCCCTCCAATTCTAATCGCAATTTGCGCATGGACAATCCCGCCAACCCGCGCGAACACTGGTACGTGGAATCCCGCGTCCGCAAGGGCCGCAACGCGCTCCTGCCCGACGACGGCCTGATGATCTGGCACATCGACGAGAACGGATCGAACAGTTTCCGTCAAAGTTCTCCCGCCGGACACTACCTGGTTTCGCTGGTCCAGGCCGATGGCAGACTGGACCTCGAGCGCGGCAGGATGACGGGGCCAGGCGATCTCTTCCACGCGGGTTTCGTGGACTCCTTCGGCGCGACAACCACCCCGAACTCAAACTGGTGGAACAACACGCCCTCCAACTTCAAGCTCGCCGACATCGGACCGGTATCGGACACCATGACCGTGACCTGGAAAGGCGGAGGCGTTCTGGCCCAATCGGCCGCCGCTCGCCCATCGAATCCCATCGCGGGCCTGGGTGTGGGCTACGCCGAGGGAACGTGGCCCTCCATGCCCAACTTCACACTCGCTTCGTTCCTGCAAAAATCCACGACCAGCGCGATTGCGGCTTCCTACCCAACCGGACGCGCCAACAACTACGCCCTGGCCTACGACGGCTATTTCAACGCCCCCCAAAGCGGCAACTACAGCTTCACGGTCACCTCCGATGGCCCCGCGAGGATTTTCCTGGACACTTCGCTTCGCGCGGACCTCCCCGCCGGCGGATCCAAATCTTTCGTGGTGGGACTCGCCCAAGGCGCCCATGTGTTCCGCGCGTTGTATGTCCATGGGACCGCAGCGGCCCAGTTCAACCTGGCCGCCTCCGGACCGGGCCTGCCGGGCGGCGCGGTGCCCGCGTCGGTCTGGACCACGGAAGAATACGGCACCTACGCATCGGACGCGGCCACGCCCCCGATGACCTCCCGTGGTCTGCGCAGCGCCTACTACGAAGGGACATGGACATCCTTGCCCGACTTCTCCACTCTCAAGCCGGTCCGCAACGGTCTGACAGGATCCGTCAACACCGCATCCGCGGGAACCCCGCGCGCGCAGGACTGGGCGATGGTCCTGAAGGGATGGATCAAGGTGGACAAGCTCGGGACCTACCTGTTCTCGCTGGGATCCACCGATGGAAGCCGCTTGGTGCTGGACGGCCTGCCTCTGATCAACAACGACGGGAGCCACGCCGCGCGCACGTTGGTTTCCACGATCCCGCTGTGGCCGGGATACCACGCGGTGCAGTTGGAATTCTACCAGCACGCATGGAGCCCTTGGCTGGAATTCAAGATGGCCGCACCCGGCGGATCCCTCGCGACCATTCCGCTTTCCGCCATGGCCAACGACAGTTCCTTGGGACTGTTGCCACAGGATGTGCCCGAACCCTTGTCCCCGAACGGCACGAGGGTGACGGAATCCGTCCTATCCGTGCGCACCGACGGACGGATGGTGGAGGTGGCGCCGCCATCCGGATACATGGGTTCGATGTTGGTGGAAATCCTGGATCTGATGGGACGCGTGCAAGGATCGGTTTCCGTCGCTTCGATGCGGGATGTCCCGAGCGTGCGTTTGTCGACGCGATCGGGAGCCAGCATGGTGCTGGTGCGCGTGCGGATGGCGGATCGGGTGGAAACCCGCAAGGTCCCGCTGGCGCGATAA
- a CDS encoding HAD family phosphatase, producing MTPKTSLPLPRLVALDLDGTLLRSDKSTSVRTRQALQAMLDRGVELVVATARSPLMIRHLIPAELFDVAWIAHNGAQVIQQGVEHDRCFLEPDILPAVAQLALEFSPIPLLCAELDGKLYSNRDVSRIWGPGFHVTPFQTLPEGHAPKVLAGLEDCPSFANALEEVFGERIQLDVTDAGLYAQIHAPGVSKHNALNDWISRRNIAWSEVAAFGDDITDEGMLRLAGVGVAMGNAPFRVRESAKFTTVTSDDDGVARFLEQWAQ from the coding sequence ATGACGCCCAAGACTTCCCTGCCGTTGCCACGGCTCGTCGCCCTCGATCTCGATGGCACCTTGCTTCGCTCCGACAAATCCACGAGCGTCCGCACCCGCCAAGCCTTGCAAGCCATGTTGGATCGTGGCGTGGAACTGGTGGTCGCCACCGCCCGTTCCCCCTTGATGATCCGCCATCTCATCCCAGCGGAACTTTTCGATGTGGCCTGGATCGCGCACAATGGAGCCCAGGTGATCCAGCAGGGAGTCGAGCACGACCGGTGTTTCCTGGAGCCCGACATTCTGCCTGCGGTCGCCCAGCTTGCCCTTGAGTTTTCCCCCATTCCCCTTTTGTGCGCGGAGCTCGACGGCAAGCTCTACTCCAACCGCGATGTCAGCCGCATCTGGGGGCCGGGGTTCCACGTCACCCCTTTCCAAACCTTGCCGGAAGGGCACGCACCGAAGGTCCTGGCCGGCCTGGAGGATTGCCCCTCCTTCGCCAACGCTCTGGAAGAGGTGTTTGGAGAGCGTATCCAGCTCGACGTGACCGATGCGGGCCTCTACGCCCAGATCCACGCGCCGGGCGTTTCCAAGCACAACGCGTTGAATGACTGGATCTCGCGACGCAACATCGCCTGGAGCGAGGTAGCCGCCTTCGGCGACGACATCACGGACGAAGGCATGTTGCGCCTGGCCGGAGTGGGCGTGGCCATGGGCAACGCCCCGTTTCGCGTACGGGAATCCGCCAAATTCACCACCGTCACCTCCGACGACGATGGCGTGGCACGCTTTCTGGAGCAGTGGGCTCAGTAG
- a CDS encoding 5'/3'-nucleotidase SurE: MSELHIVCGAALKVLIVNDDGPESLALAPLVDALRARHEVFVSVPALQRSGTGHGFSFLQPLEVRSATICGAPGLLVGGLPADAVKFAVCGGAPWVPDVVLAGINPGENAGVCAPYSGTVACAREAALFGIPAIALSSMGMDAAHYQAIADWASRLLESGLPPHRRGVFWNVNFPLIHPARWGDVKICHGSTSMFRDVYRPVGTGQWQLEGTKDPMGIEPGSDDEWLSKGHPAMVAHRADPTDHEFLRGLDWIPPRSIRTGET, from the coding sequence GTGTCGGAACTCCATATTGTTTGCGGGGCAGCCTTGAAGGTCCTGATCGTCAACGACGACGGTCCCGAGAGCCTCGCGCTCGCGCCTTTGGTGGACGCCCTGCGCGCTCGCCATGAGGTGTTCGTTTCCGTTCCCGCGCTCCAGCGCTCGGGGACCGGCCACGGGTTCTCCTTCCTCCAGCCTCTGGAAGTCCGCTCCGCCACCATTTGCGGCGCTCCCGGGCTGCTGGTGGGCGGTTTGCCAGCCGATGCCGTGAAGTTCGCCGTTTGCGGTGGGGCGCCTTGGGTGCCGGACGTGGTGCTGGCCGGAATCAACCCCGGCGAGAACGCGGGCGTTTGCGCTCCCTACTCCGGAACGGTGGCCTGCGCTCGCGAAGCGGCCTTGTTCGGCATACCCGCCATCGCGCTTTCTTCCATGGGCATGGACGCCGCGCACTACCAGGCGATCGCCGACTGGGCGTCTCGGCTTCTGGAATCCGGGCTTCCCCCGCATCGCCGGGGCGTGTTCTGGAACGTGAATTTCCCCTTGATCCATCCTGCACGCTGGGGTGACGTCAAGATCTGTCATGGGTCCACCTCCATGTTCCGGGACGTCTACCGTCCTGTCGGGACCGGACAATGGCAACTGGAAGGCACAAAGGATCCGATGGGCATCGAGCCCGGATCCGACGATGAATGGTTGTCCAAGGGGCATCCGGCCATGGTGGCGCATCGCGCCGATCCCACCGACCATGAATTCCTCCGGGGCCTGGACTGGATCCCGCCCCGGAGCATCCGCACGGGAGAGACATGA
- a CDS encoding TrpB-like pyridoxal phosphate-dependent enzyme: MGTATRFDLVQKDIPSAWYNLAADFPTPMAPHMHPGTQQPAKPEDMLAIFPPSIVEQEFSTQRWIEMPEEVRDVLSLWRPTPLMRSVRLEKALDTPAHIYYKYEGASPAGSHKPNSAVPQAWYNRKDGVKRLATETGAGQWGSSLSMACKLFGLECIVYMVASSYKQKPYRRMAMETWGATCHSSPSQETAFGRKVRSEDPHTAGSLGIAISEAVEDTVTHPGTKYALGSVLNHVCHHQTVIGLEAIKQMELAGEFPDVVIGCAGGGSNFAGIAFPFAHLNLTEGRKTRLVAVEPASCPSLTKGEFRYDFGDTAMTTPLLKMYTMGNDFMPPALHAGGLRYHGMAPLVSHLTSLGMVEPRAYEQMDVFAAATLFAQTEGLIPAPESSHAIKAAIDEALEAKKEGKKRVIVFNLSGHGLLDLASYEAYRTGSLNM; encoded by the coding sequence ATGGGAACCGCCACTCGATTCGACCTCGTCCAGAAAGACATCCCCAGCGCCTGGTACAACCTCGCGGCGGACTTCCCGACTCCAATGGCCCCCCACATGCATCCAGGGACCCAGCAACCCGCCAAGCCGGAAGACATGCTGGCGATCTTTCCCCCGTCGATCGTGGAGCAGGAATTTTCCACCCAGCGTTGGATCGAGATGCCGGAGGAAGTCCGCGATGTCTTGTCGCTGTGGCGCCCCACCCCTCTGATGCGCTCGGTGCGCCTGGAAAAGGCCTTGGACACCCCTGCCCACATCTACTACAAGTACGAGGGCGCCTCGCCAGCTGGCTCGCACAAACCCAATTCCGCCGTGCCCCAAGCTTGGTACAACCGTAAAGACGGCGTCAAGCGACTGGCCACGGAAACCGGCGCAGGGCAGTGGGGCAGTTCGCTGTCGATGGCCTGCAAGTTGTTTGGCTTGGAATGCATCGTGTACATGGTGGCGTCTTCCTACAAGCAGAAGCCGTATCGGCGCATGGCGATGGAAACCTGGGGGGCGACCTGCCATTCCAGCCCCTCCCAAGAGACAGCCTTTGGTCGCAAGGTCCGCTCGGAAGACCCGCACACCGCGGGTTCGCTGGGCATCGCCATCTCCGAGGCCGTGGAAGACACCGTTACCCATCCTGGCACCAAATACGCCTTGGGCAGCGTGCTCAACCACGTGTGCCACCACCAGACGGTGATCGGCCTGGAAGCCATCAAGCAGATGGAACTGGCAGGCGAATTTCCCGACGTGGTGATCGGCTGCGCGGGCGGAGGCTCGAACTTCGCCGGCATCGCGTTTCCCTTCGCGCACCTGAACCTCACGGAAGGCCGCAAGACCCGGCTGGTGGCGGTGGAACCGGCCAGTTGCCCTTCCCTCACCAAGGGTGAATTCCGCTACGACTTCGGCGACACGGCCATGACCACGCCGCTTCTGAAGATGTACACGATGGGCAACGACTTCATGCCTCCGGCCCTGCACGCGGGTGGTCTTCGCTACCACGGCATGGCTCCGCTGGTGAGCCATTTGACAAGTCTTGGCATGGTGGAGCCGCGCGCCTACGAGCAGATGGACGTGTTCGCCGCGGCCACGCTGTTCGCCCAGACCGAAGGCCTGATTCCGGCTCCGGAATCCAGCCACGCGATCAAGGCGGCCATCGACGAAGCGTTGGAAGCCAAGAAGGAAGGCAAGAAGCGCGTGATCGTGTTCAACCTGTCGGGGCACGGCCTGTTGGACCTGGCCAGCTACGAAGCGTACCGTACCGGCAGTCTTAATATGTGA